One Osmerus eperlanus chromosome 16, fOsmEpe2.1, whole genome shotgun sequence DNA segment encodes these proteins:
- the sdhc gene encoding succinate dehydrogenase cytochrome b560 subunit, mitochondrial, with protein MVKKMALLLRMLARQGVCSSRSQYGVLYRHSVPMGTTAKEEMNKFWAKNNRLNRPMSPHLTIYKWSVPMVMSITFRGTGVGLSGGISAFALAALVLPGDYPHYLDLIHSFSFGPQLITFAKFGLAFPVAFHTYNGIRHLFWDVGKGFKIPEVYRSGYLVIALSLITSIALAAL; from the exons ATGGTGAAAAAAATGGCGTTGCTTCTAAG AATGTTGGCCCGACAAGGCGTTTGCTCATCTCGTTCTCAGTATGGAGTTCTCTACAGACA TTCAGTTCCAATGGGAACCACTGCTAAAGAGGAGATGAACAAGTTTTGGGCCAAAAACAACAGGCTAAACAGACCCATGTCCCCCCATCTCACCATCTACAA GTGGTCGGTCCCCATGGTGATGTCAATCACATTCAGAGGCACAGGGGTTGGACTCAGTGGAG GGATCTCAGCGTTTGCTCTGGCCGCGCTGGTGTTGCCTGGTGACTACCCACACTACCTGGACCTCATCCACTCCTTCTCGTTCGGGCCTCAGCTGATCACCTTTGCCAAGTTTGGCCTGGCCTTCCCCGTGGCCTTCCACACGTACAATGGCATCCGCCATCTG TTCTGGGATGTCGGAAAGGGCTTCAAGATCCCGGAAGTGTACCGCTCCGGATACCTGGTCATCGCTCTGTCATTAATCACCTCCATTGCGTTGGCAGCGCTGTaa